In the genome of Methermicoccus shengliensis DSM 18856, the window GATTATCATGCCATCATAGCACAGAGCCAGAGCTGCTATGAGCCCATCAAACTCACCCATCGGTCTGCCCTCCTTCTTTAGCTTTGCAGAGAGCTTGCCAAACACATCATATACATCTCTGCTCACATTGATTATATTAAATGGCTCGATTGTCTTATTGATGTAGTCTAAGTTCTCCTTGGGCTTTGAGGAGAGGTGAGCTCCTCTGTAGAGCTCAAGAATGCTTATTTCTGTGGTGCTCAATGAAAAACCTGCACCAATCATATCATCGAGAAGCTCCATTGCTGCAGCCTCCTTCCTCACCAGCCCCACCAGAAATGATGTGTCCATCACTGGCATGAGGTTCACTCCTCCTTCTTGCCCATCCTGT includes:
- a CDS encoding type II toxin-antitoxin system VapC family toxin — encoded protein: MPVMDTSFLVGLVRKEAAAMELLDDMIGAGFSLSTTEISILELYRGAHLSSKPKENLDYINKTIEPFNIINVSRDVYDVFGKLSAKLKKEGRPMGEFDGLIAALALCYDGMIISGDEHFKHSLRCTHERGILSPNP